Proteins from one Oncorhynchus masou masou isolate Uvic2021 chromosome 12, UVic_Omas_1.1, whole genome shotgun sequence genomic window:
- the LOC135550583 gene encoding myotubularin-related protein 2: protein MEKSGSIDSLGSKQSSSRQASVDSLSSTSTSRSDRSTHAAKTPYAMSSDNVSTSTEFSPELRGRPKAAAKVLRDSNKEEPQLLPKEIVQDMAKDVTYICPYIGALRGTLTVTNYRLFFRCMDREPAFVLDLPLGVVSRVEKIGGASSRGEVSYGLVCKDIRNLRFAHKQMEDSLRKSIFEILMKFAFPVSNGLPIFAFEYGQVYPENGWKVYDAQAEYKRQGIPNESWRITKVNDHYEVCDTYPSNLVVPVNIPDEELKRVAAFRAKGRIPVLSWIHPESQATVTRCSQPMVGVNGKRSKDDEKYLQAIMDANAQSHKLFIFDARPSVNAAANKMKGGGYESEDAYQNAELVFLDIHNIHVMRESLRKLKEVVYPNIEESHWLSNLESTHWLEHIKLILAGALRIADKVESGKTSVVVHCSDGWDRTAQLTSLAMLMLDGHYRTIRGFQVLLEKEWLSFGHRFQLRIGHGDKNHTDADRSPVFLQFIDCVWQITRQFPAAFEYNEYFLVTILDHMYSCLFGTFMCNSEQQRVKEELPKKTVSLWAYINSQLEEFTNPLYVNYSNHVLFPVVSMRHLELWVGYYIRWNPRMRPQEPVHQRYKELLAKRAELQKRVEELQRDVTNRSASSTERAGSPTRSITPVQTFV, encoded by the exons ATGGAGAAGAGTGGAAGCATCGACAGTCTGGGTTCGAAGCAATCCTCGTCAAGGCAGGCCAGCGTTGATTCATTGTCCAG TACGTCCACGTCTCGTTCTGACCGGTCCACTCACGCTGCCAAGACCCCCTATGCGATGTCTTCTGACAATGTGTCCACCTCAACAGAGTTCTCCCCAGAACTACGG GGCAGACCTAAAGCTGCTGCCAAG GtgctcagggattcaaacaaaGAAGAACCACAGTTACTACCAAAGGAAATTGTGCAAGACAtgg CCAAAGACGTCACTTACATCTGTCCTTACATCGGTGCACTGAGGGGGACATTGACTGTCACCAACTATAGACTGTTCTTTAGATGCATGGACAGG GAACCAGCGTTTGTGCTGGACTTGCCCCTGGGGGTAGTGAGCCGTGTGGAGAAGATAGGAGGTGCATCGAGCCGTGGTGAGGTCTCCTACGGGCTGGTCTGCAAG GATATCCGTAATCTGCGGTTTGCACACAAGCAGATGGAGGACTCACTCAGGAAGTCCATTTTTGAGATCCTGATGAAATTTGCCTTTCCTGTTTCCAATGGTTTG CCAATCTTTGCCTTTGAGTATGGGCAGGTCTATCCTGAAAATGGCTGGAAAGTGTATGATGCTCAAGCGGAATACAAAAGACAG GGAATACCCAACGAGAGCTGGAGGATAACTAAAGTGAATGATCACTACGAAGTGTGTGACACTTACCCATCAAACCTGGTGGTGCCTGTCAACATACCAGATGAGGAGTTGAAGAGAGTGGCTGCCTTCAGAGCCAAGGGCAGGATACCT GTGCTGTCGTGGATTCACCCAGAGAGCCAGGCCACAGTGACCCGCTGTAGTCAGCCCATGGTCGGGGTCAACGGCAAGCGTAGCAAAGACGATGAGAAGTACCTCCAGGCCATCATGGATGCCAACGCTCAGTCCCACAAGCTCTTCATCTTCGATGCCAGGCCTAGCGTCAATGCTGCCGCCAACAAG ATGAAAGGGGGTGGCTATGAGAGTGAGGATGCCTATCAGAATGCAGAGCTGGTGTTCTTGGACATCCACAACATCCATGTGATGAGAGAGTCACTGCGCAAGCTGAAGGAGGTGGTCTATCCCAACATCGAGGAGTCCCATTGGCTCTCCAACCTCGAGTCCACTCATTGGCTGGAGCACATCAAG CTGATCCTGGCTGGGGCGCTGCGTATTGCAGACAAGGTGGAGTCTGGGAAGACTTCAGTGGTAGTTCACTGCAGTGATGGATGGGACCGTACTGCCCAGCTCACCTCCCTGGCCATGCTGATGCTGGACGGACACTACCGCACCATCCGCGGCTTCCAGGTGCTGCTGGAGAAAGAGTGGCTGAGCTTTGGCCACCGCTTCCAGCTA AGGATCGGTCATGGGGATAAGAACCACACAGACGCAGACCGCTCGCCTGTCTTCCTGCAGTTCATTGACTGTGTGTGGCAGATTACCCGACAG TTTCCTGCAGCCTTTGAGTACAACGAGTACTTCCTGGTCACCATCCTGGACCACATGTACAGCTGCCTGTTTGGGACATTCATGTGTAACAGTGAACAGCAAAGGGTGAAGGAG GAGCTGCCTAAGAAGACAGTTTCTCTGTGGGCCTACATCAACAGCCAGCTAGAGGAGTTCACCAACCCTCTTTATGTCAACTATTCCAACCATGTGCTGTTCCCAGTGGTCAGCATGCGCCACCTGGAGCTCTGGGTGGGATACTACATCCGCTGGAACCCTCGCATGAGGCCACAG GAGCCTGTTCACCAGCGCTACAAGGAGCTGCTGGCCAAGCGGGCGGAGCTTCAGAAGAGGGTGGAGGAGCTACAGAGAGACGTGACCAATCGCTCTGCCTCCTCCACTGAGAGGGCTGGCTCGCCCACCCGCTCCATCACTCCCGTTCAGACCTTTGTTTGA
- the LOC135550585 gene encoding cGMP-dependent 3',5'-cyclic phosphodiesterase-like has product MLRWVLMALFRFFRRAGRQVFPPVEERGAYSNSVQDALLRLASVTDSSSLRDAIRKALQAVLSEVDSAYVYLLDAETGCLWCDEPPHELQKEGKLRNVVVQQRRVQCEGLPSSELQGQQRERLTEPLQQDKRVLIIPILDRDQGVATALLLVCCTLPTIAQEQSLDVLEKHVTIACKRVQALQGQRLTQESEVNRTPFLSLNRRTTPDVDYSALDHLILRLCGELYDLDAASLQLKVIRYLEEQTQSLCCCLLLVSEDNQQLFCQVVGDKVLKAEISFPLTFGHLGQAVEKRKSTSLQDVTPEEHQQLNSTLGFEVLSMLCVPVECRATTKVVALACAFNKKGADRHTELDEHIVQHCFRYTSSVLTSTLAFQKEQRLKYECQALLQVAKNLFTHLDDVSVLLKEIIAEARSLTSAEICSVFLLDSVSQELVAKVFNGGVVIDEETELRIPADQGIAGHVATTGKILNITDAYTHPLFYRAVDDSTGFRTRNILCFPIKDEHGEVIGVAELVNKTNGPWFTRLDEDLATAFSIYCGISIAHSLLYKRVDEAQFRSQLANEMMKYHMMVSDEEVTRLLTVGIQAVGEIHPRFSSFTYTPRSLSEDSTPTAVISMFEDMGFINTYKINMNTLARFCLMVKRGYRDPPYHNWMHAFSVSHFCYLLCKNLELSNYLEDIEMFALFVSCMCHDLDHRGTNNSFQVASKSVLAGLYSSEGSVLERHHFAQAIAILNTQGCNIFEKFSRKDYQRMLDLMRDIILATDLAHHLRILKDLQKMADVGYNTKEPQHHNLLLCLIMTSCDLSDQTKDWKTTWKIAGLIYKEFFSQGDLEKAMGNRPSEMMDREKAYIPELQTGFMEHIAMPIYKLLQDLFPGSAELYDTVASNREQWGRVSHKPGNHSLDYLDAEFEKLQEEQNG; this is encoded by the exons GATGCATTGCTCCGACTGGCCTCAGTCACAGACTCCTCTTCCCTGCGGGATGCCATCAGAAAGGCTCTCCAGGCTGTCCTTTCTGAAGTG GACAGTGCATACGTCTATCTATTAGATGCAGAGACAGGATGCTTGTGGTGTGATGAACCACCTCATGAGCTACAGAAGGAGGGGAAACTCAG GAATGTGGTTGTCCAGCAGAGGAGAGTACAGTGTGAGGGTCTTCCTTCCTCAGAGCTGCaggggcaacagagagagagactaacagaaccactgcagcaggacaaaagag tGTTGATCATTCCAATTCTGGACCGGGACCAAGGAGTAGCTACCGCCCTCCTCTTG GTTTGCTGTACACTGCCCACTATAGCTCAGGAACAAAGCCTTGATGTCCTGGAGAAACAT GTCACCATAGCCTGTAAGAGAGTCCAGGCTTTGCAGGGCCAAAGGCTCACCCAGGAGTCAGAGGTCAACAGGACACCATTTCTCTCCCTGAACAGGAGGACAACACCTGATGTGGACTACAGTGCACTGGACCATCTGATCCTGAGGCTTTGCG GAGAGTTGTATGACCTGGATGCTGCCTCTCTCCAACTAAAAGTAATTCGTTAT CTGGAGGAGCAGACTCAATCATTGTGCTGCTGTTTACTTCTGGTATCAGAGGATAATCAACAACTGTTCTGtcag GTAGTTGGAGACAAGGTTCTGAAGGCAGAGATCAGTTTCCCA CTGACGTTTGGCCACCTTGGTCAGgctgtggagaagaggaagagcacCTCCCTGCAAGATGTCACTCCA GAGGAACACCAGCAGCTGAACAGCACTCTGGGATTTGAAGTTCTCTCTATGCTGTGTGTTCCTGTTGAGTGTCGGGCCACCACCAAGGTTGTGGCCCTCGCCTGTGCCTTCAACAAAAAAGGAGCAGACAG ACACACAGAGCTGGATGAACACATAGTGCAGCACTGTTTCCGCTACACATCCTCAGTACTGACCAGCACACTGGCCTTCCAGAAGGAACAGAGACTGAAGTATGAATGTCAG GCACTGCTTCAGGTCGCCAAAAACCTCTTCACACATTTGG ATGATGTATCAGTCCTGCTGAAAGAGATTATTGCAGAAGCCAGGAGTCTCACCAGTGCAGAAAT ttgttctgtgttcctgttGGACAGTGTCAGTCAGGAACTAGTTGCCAAGGTGTTTAATGGAGGAGTGGTTATCGATGAGGAG ACAGAGCTGCGTATCCCTGCTGACCAGGGCATAGCAGGCCATGTGGCCACCACAGGGAAGATCCTCAACATCACAGATGCCTACACCCACCCTCTCTTCTACCGTGCCGTGGACGACAGCACAGGCTTCAGAACACGAAACATCCTCTGCTTCCCCATAAAGGACGAACATGGag aaGTGATTGGCGTGGCTGAGCTGGTCAACAAGACGAATGGACCATGGTTCACCCGTCTGGATGAGGACTTGGCCACAGCCTTCTCCATATACTGTGGCATCAGCATCGCTCAT TCCCTCCTGTATAAGAGGGTCGATGAAGCACAGTTTAGGAGTCAGCTGGCCAATGAGATGATGAAGTACCACATGATG GTGTCAGACGAGGAAGTGACCCGGCTACTGACTGTGGGCATCCAGGCTGTAGGGGAAATACACCCCAGATTCTCCAGCTTCACCTACACACCTCGCTCCCTGTCAGAAGATAGCACACccaca gccgtgatCAGCATGTTTGAGGACATGGGCTTCATAAACACCTACAAGATCAACATGAACACGCTGGCCAGGTTTTGTCTGATGGTGAAGAGAGGCTACAGGGATCCTCCATATCACAACTGGATGCACGCGTTCTCAGTCTCTCATTTCTGCTACCTCCTCTGCAAGAACCTGGAGCTATCCAACTACCTAGA GGACATCGAGATGTTTGCGCTTTTTGTGTCCTGCATGTGTCATGACTTGGACCACAGAGGGACCAACAACTCCTTCCAGGTGGCATCG aaaTCTGTGTTGGCTGGCCTGTATAGTTCTGAGGGATCTGTGCTGGAG AGACACCACTTTGCTCAGGCGATTGCCATCCTCAACACCCAGGGCTGCAATATCTTTGAGAAGTTCTCCAGAAAG GACTACCAGAGGATGCTTGACCTGATGAGGGACATCATCCTGGCCACAGACTTGGCTCATCACCTACGGATCCTGAAGGATCTACAGAAAATGGCAGATG TGGGCTACAACACCAAAGAACCTCAGCACCATAACCTGCTACTGTGCCTGATCATGACCTCATGTGACCTCTCTGACCAGACCAAAGACTGGAAGACCACCTGGAAGATCGCA GGACTCATTTACAAGGAATTCTTTTCTCAAGGAGATCTG GAGAAGGCTATGGGGAACCGTCCCAGTGAGATGATGGACAGAGAGAAGGCCTACATCCCAGAGCTACAGACAGGCTTCATGGAGCACATAGCCATGCCCATCTACAA ACTCCTCCAAGACCTGTTCCCCGGGTCGGCAGAGCTGTATGACACCGTGGCCAGCAATAGAGAACAGTGGGGCAGGGTCTCTCACAAGCCGGGAAACCATTCTCTGGATTATCTAGATGCAGAGTTTGAGAAGCTACAGGAAGAGCAGAATGGATAG